GTCCATGGTAATTTTGATTGTGATTTTATCTGGGGTGATTGGGGCTGCATTTTCCTCAATTATCCTTCGCAATATCAATGATGAGCGTGCATCTGGCTTAGCACTCGGCTTGGCTGCACACGCGATTGGAACAGCGCAAGCTTGGCAACGTGGCGCAGTTGCTGGTCGATATGCTGCCTTTGGTATGGCAGTGAATGCAGTCTTCACTGCCATTTGGCTACCTAGTTTTATCTTATTTATTCAATAATGAATAATTCATTTAAAAGAGATTGTTTCTATACAATCTCTTTTTTTACGTTCGTTTTCATTTTTATAAATTAACAAAAAATGTCACTTTTGATAAAATATTGTGAAATAAATCATATTTTTTAAATAGTAATTGCTCAATATTTAATAAATATGGCAAACTCACCCTATAAATTGTGTCTTTATTCAACAATTGAAAATACAATGTAAAAGAGAAAAATATCATGAAAAATACAGTAAATTGGATTGCAGCGTGTCTTCTAACTTGTCTAAGTAGCACAATTTTTGCACAAGATATTACAGGGTCTTGGCAAAGCATTGACGATAAAACAGGCTCGCCTAAAGGCATTGTAGAAATTAAAAAAGATCAAAATGGCACATATTACGGCATCATTACCAAAGTGACGCCACGTGTCGGTTATCAACCTAAAGAAATATGCGTCAACTGCCCTGCACCCTATACCAACAAGCCTATTTTGGGTCTGAAAGCAATTACCAACTTAAAACGTATCAATGACTATGAATATGAAAATGGCAAAATTTTAGATCCAAACAGTGGTCGTTTATACAGCCTAAAAGCAAAGCTTTCACAAAATGGAAGTAAGTTGAATATTCGTGGCTATTATGGCTTTTCGACCATTGGACGTAGTCAAACATGGATACGTATAAATTAATCTTGCAGGTTCTATCAAGCAGCAAAAGTAGTTAAACATTATTTTTTAAATCCATATAAACAAGGATATTTATATGGATCGTTTACTTTCATATTATTCAACTCAAAATAATAGTGACTACCTTTTATATCAATTCTTCATCCTATATTCATTTCGTACTTTCATTGGCAACTTCAATATATTTTAGTGTACTTTCAACACTTGAAATATACACAAAAAATTGCTGAAATATCGTGGGATATTTACATCAATGAATTTTTATATCAAGGAAAGTAAGATGAAAATTCAAATAAAAATTGCTGCACTATTAATCGGACTTTGCACCCACTCTAGCCTCTTTGCACAGGATATTACAGGCATATGGCAACAAATTGATGATCAGTCAGGTGAAGCCAAAGCACAAATTGCATTTAAAAAAGACAGTACTGGTGCTTATACGGGAACGATTATTAAAATTACACCTCGACCTGGTTATACACCAAAAGAATTATGTGTGAACTGTCCTGCACCCTATACCAATAAACCTGTATTAGGTTTAAACCTCATTACAGGGTTAAAACATATTCAAGACAAAGATTATGATCAGGGTAAAATCATTGATCCTTTAACAGGAAAAGTATATCGCCTAAAAGCCAAATTAAACCAAACTGGTAAAATGTTACGCTTAAGAGGTTACTTAGGAACATCTATTTTAGGACGTAGTCAAACTTGGGTACGTGTTGAATAATCATACTTAAAAATAAAATGAAGCCATCTCAAAAGATGGCTTCATTTTTTCATTTTGATCTGATTAATTGTGGTTAAAACATTGGATTATCAACTTTAAAGCTTTGTTTATCTTCCAAACGATAAGCAATTAATTGATGCCCCCAAACACAACCACCATCTACATTTTGAATCTGTTTCTGATTGGGTTGACTGATGGTTTTACCTTGTAATGCAGCCCAATGCCCAAAAATGATTTGATGTGTTTGCGCAGCCTTTGACGCATAGTCAAACCAAGGTTGAAAACCTTTAGGCATCGGCTCATCCAAAGCATCTTTAAAACTAAACTCTAAACGTCCTTGTACGTCAGTTAAACGCATACGAGTCAAATAATTGGTGATACAACGTAGGCGAGCTTGACCTTGTAAATCCTCTGACCAGACATCAGGTTCAGCGCCATACATCTCTTGTAAGAACGCATCTAAAACAGCAAAATCCTCATGCGAAATTACCGCCTCAACTTCTTTGGCATATTGAGCTGTTTGAGCTGCATCCCAAATATGTGGAATTCCTGCATGAGTTAAAATGGTCTGATCATTCGGAAATAAACACAAAGGTTGTCGTCGTAACCATTCAATCAACTCATCACTTTCAAGCGCATGAATCACATCGTCAATACGATCTTTTTCTTTGAGTTTTTTAATGCCACGTGCGACAGCCAAAAGATTTAGATCATGATTTCCCAATACTGTTGCAGCTGCACCACGCTCACACAATTTCTTGATAAAACGAATCGCACCCACTGAGTTTTCACCACGTGCAATCAGATCACCTGCGAACCAAATAAAATCTTGATCTGAATCAAATTGGATTTCTTTTAGCAACATTTTCAAAGCTTCAAAACAGCCTTGTACATCACCAATCACATAGTTATATCGAATTGCACGGGTCATCAGTTAAGCCACCATTTGATCAGACAAAGCAACGAATTGTGCCAATGTTAAAGTTTCAGGGCGCGCCATTGGATCTACACCTGCATTTTCAAAACCATTTTCAACAAGCATACCTTTTAAACTATTACGTAAAGTTTTACGGCGCTGAGTAAAGACATGAGAAACTAAACGAGCCAATGCTTTTTCATTTTTCGCCACAATTGGTTTATTGGCATAAGGTTCCAAACGAAATACCGCAGAGGTGACTTTAGGTGGTGGATTGAATGAACCTGGCGGCACTTCAAATAAAAATGTTGGCTTACAAAAATACTGAATCATGACAGACAAACGTCCATATTCTTTCGTATTTGGCGAAGCAGTAATACGATCAACCACTTCTTTTTGCAGCATAAAATGCATGTCTTTGACTTTGTCACCAAACTCTAAGAGATGGAATAAAAGCGGAGTTGAAATATTATAAGGGAGATTCCCCACCACGCGTAAAGGACGATTTTCCTGAAAAAGTTCAGTGAAATCATATTTCAAGGCATCAGTTTCAATAATGGTCAAACGTTCAGGATGAGGTACTCGACCCGGTAAACCTGCCGCCAAATCACGGTCAAGCTCAACCACAGTCAAAGCATCGCATTCACCAATCAAAGGCGATGTTAATGCCGCAAGACCGGGACCAATTTCAACAATATTGTCCCCTGAACGCGGTGCAACAGAACGTACAATTTTGGCAATCACACGTTGGTCGTGTAAAAAGTTTTGTCCAAAACGCTTCCGCGTGTGATGCCCTTCATCTTTTGGGTTTAAGGCATTAATTTGATACATAAAATATTTTCCAACGTGAATTAGTGTCTTGCCAAATCAAGTGCAAGGTCAACAGCAACATTTAAGCTAGAACTTTTTGCCTGTCCTGTGCCTGCAAGGGAGAGTGCTGTACCGTGATCGACAGAGGTACGAATAAATGGTAAGCCTAAAGTAATATTAATCGCTTCACCGAATCCTTGTGATTTTAACACAGGTAAACCCTGATCGTGATACATTGCCAATACTGCATCAGCATCTTTTAAATGCTCAGGGGTAAATAAAGTATCAGCAGGTAGACTTAAACTCATGTTGACACCCTGTAGCCGATAGCTTTCAAGCACAGGGTTAATCGTATCTATTTCTTCATGCCCTAAATACCCGCCCTCACCTGCATGGGGATTAAGCCCACACACCAGAATATTAGGATGTTCAATTTTAAATTTGGTTTTTAAATCATGAATCAAAATGTCGATTACTTGATGTAATCTTTCTTTGGTAATCGCATCTGCAACGTCACGCAGTGCTAAATGGGTTGTTGCCAATGCCACACGTAATGTTTTAGTGGCTAACATCATCACGACACGGTCAACTTCTGCACATTCTTGATAATACTCAGTATGACCACTGAAATGAATCCCAGCATCATTGATCACTGACTTTTGTACAGGTGCAGTGGCTACCCCAACGCTTTGACCTTGTAGAGCATAATAGGCTGAACGATGTAATTGTTCTAATACATAGGCTGAATTTTTAGGATTTAATTGTCCGAGTACAACATCTTCATATAAAGGCACATGCTCAACATAGAGTTGACCTTGCGTGGATGAATCTTTTTGCCCCATATATTCAATGATCTGTATCTCTTGTTTTAAAATTTCGGCACGATCACGCAACATATTGATATCCGCCAATACTACAATTGGTCGCTCATCAACACGCTCTGCAAGACTCAGACAAATATCAGGACCAATGCCTGCAGGCTCACCACTAGTGATATATAAAGGAAGCATTTTCATTACACCCATTGCATTTGCTTTATTATAAGCGGGAAAAGTATTTTCATTTGAAAATTTTACTTTATTGATCTATTCCATCTAGATCACTATGACTAGCAACGTATTGATTTGAATGTCAGTCTAAATTTTTTAATTCAGCTCAATATTTTATCTAAAAATATTCATCCTTCCTAAAGGCATGCCAAATACATTCTTTCACAATGAACATGTACAAAATACCTTGAACTAAGCTTTGCATTTTTAATCAGCACTCAATATAATAATGCGCTTGAAATATTAGATTTCGATTGTGGATTCTTCAGGTTTCAGGTAGAATTCGCGCTCCTTTTGTTTGGACAGATTCCATAGTCCAAACCAACTATAATAGGTAGTGGTTTAATGAAAACTCTCAGCGCTAAGCCTGCTGAAGTTCAACACGACTGGTACGTTGTTGATGCTTCTGGCAAAACTTTAGGTCGCCTTGCGACTGAAATCGCTCGTCGTTTACGCGGTAAACACAAAACTTCTTATACTCCTCACGTTGACACTGGTGACTACATCGTTGTGATCAATGCTGAACAAGTACAAGTGACTGGTAAAAAATCACTTGATAAGAAATACTATCGCCACACTGGTTTCCCTGGTGGTATCCGTGAAACTAATTTCGAAAAATTAGTTGCTCACAAACCAGAAGAAATCTTTGAACGTGCTGTAAAAGGCATGTTGCCAAAAGGTCCTCTTGGTTATGCAATGATCAAGAAGATGAAAGTGTACGCTGGTACTGAGCATCCACATACTGCTCAACAGCCACAAGTTTTGGACATCTAAGGGATACAGCACATGGCTACTAATTATGGTACAGGTCGCCGTAAGACCGCAACTGCACGTGTTTTCCTATCAGCTGGTACTGGTAAACTCGTAATCAACAACCGTACTCTTGAACAGTACTTTGGTCGTGAAACTGCACGTATGGTTGTTAACCAACCACTTGAGCTTTTAGAAGCGACTAACAAATATGACCTTTACATCACTGTTGCTGGTGGTGGTATCGGTGGTCAAGCTGGCGCAATCCGTCACGGTATTACTCGTGCATTGATCGCTGCTGACGAAACTTTAAAACCTGCTCTTCGTCAAGCTGGTTTCGTTACTCGTGATGCTCGTGAAGTTGAACGTAAGAAACTTGGTTTACGTAAAGCGCGTAAACGTCCTCAATTCTCTAAACGTTAATTCGTTTACCGAATCGGACAAAAAACCTCGGCTTATGCCGAGGTTTTTTTATGGTCATTATGAGTCTAATCATGACCTTTGCTTTCATTTAAATTTCCGTTTTATTCATTTTTTAAAAGCGATAAAATAATGCATGATAAAAGTATCCGTGATTTTATTGCTTATTTTTAGTATCCTATCCTATTCACGCAGCTCAGTTTTTGGAATATGAACCTCGAAAACACACAATTGCAAGGGATTACACTTTATAGTCATGCAGATGATTTTCGCTCGCATTGGGTACGCTTTGTTCTGACCGAAAAACAAATTAAACATAATCTGATTATTGTTGACGAGGATGA
The DNA window shown above is from Acinetobacter piscicola and carries:
- a CDS encoding DUF2147 domain-containing protein, encoding MKNTVNWIAACLLTCLSSTIFAQDITGSWQSIDDKTGSPKGIVEIKKDQNGTYYGIITKVTPRVGYQPKEICVNCPAPYTNKPILGLKAITNLKRINDYEYENGKILDPNSGRLYSLKAKLSQNGSKLNIRGYYGFSTIGRSQTWIRIN
- a CDS encoding DUF2147 domain-containing protein, translated to MKIQIKIAALLIGLCTHSSLFAQDITGIWQQIDDQSGEAKAQIAFKKDSTGAYTGTIIKITPRPGYTPKELCVNCPAPYTNKPVLGLNLITGLKHIQDKDYDQGKIIDPLTGKVYRLKAKLNQTGKMLRLRGYLGTSILGRSQTWVRVE
- a CDS encoding symmetrical bis(5'-nucleosyl)-tetraphosphatase, producing the protein MTRAIRYNYVIGDVQGCFEALKMLLKEIQFDSDQDFIWFAGDLIARGENSVGAIRFIKKLCERGAAATVLGNHDLNLLAVARGIKKLKEKDRIDDVIHALESDELIEWLRRQPLCLFPNDQTILTHAGIPHIWDAAQTAQYAKEVEAVISHEDFAVLDAFLQEMYGAEPDVWSEDLQGQARLRCITNYLTRMRLTDVQGRLEFSFKDALDEPMPKGFQPWFDYASKAAQTHQIIFGHWAALQGKTISQPNQKQIQNVDGGCVWGHQLIAYRLEDKQSFKVDNPMF
- the rsmA gene encoding 16S rRNA (adenine(1518)-N(6)/adenine(1519)-N(6))-dimethyltransferase RsmA, whose protein sequence is MYQINALNPKDEGHHTRKRFGQNFLHDQRVIAKIVRSVAPRSGDNIVEIGPGLAALTSPLIGECDALTVVELDRDLAAGLPGRVPHPERLTIIETDALKYDFTELFQENRPLRVVGNLPYNISTPLLFHLLEFGDKVKDMHFMLQKEVVDRITASPNTKEYGRLSVMIQYFCKPTFLFEVPPGSFNPPPKVTSAVFRLEPYANKPIVAKNEKALARLVSHVFTQRRKTLRNSLKGMLVENGFENAGVDPMARPETLTLAQFVALSDQMVA
- the pdxA gene encoding 4-hydroxythreonine-4-phosphate dehydrogenase PdxA; its protein translation is MLPLYITSGEPAGIGPDICLSLAERVDERPIVVLADINMLRDRAEILKQEIQIIEYMGQKDSSTQGQLYVEHVPLYEDVVLGQLNPKNSAYVLEQLHRSAYYALQGQSVGVATAPVQKSVINDAGIHFSGHTEYYQECAEVDRVVMMLATKTLRVALATTHLALRDVADAITKERLHQVIDILIHDLKTKFKIEHPNILVCGLNPHAGEGGYLGHEEIDTINPVLESYRLQGVNMSLSLPADTLFTPEHLKDADAVLAMYHDQGLPVLKSQGFGEAINITLGLPFIRTSVDHGTALSLAGTGQAKSSSLNVAVDLALDLARH
- the rplM gene encoding 50S ribosomal protein L13 — its product is MKTLSAKPAEVQHDWYVVDASGKTLGRLATEIARRLRGKHKTSYTPHVDTGDYIVVINAEQVQVTGKKSLDKKYYRHTGFPGGIRETNFEKLVAHKPEEIFERAVKGMLPKGPLGYAMIKKMKVYAGTEHPHTAQQPQVLDI
- the rpsI gene encoding 30S ribosomal protein S9, producing MATNYGTGRRKTATARVFLSAGTGKLVINNRTLEQYFGRETARMVVNQPLELLEATNKYDLYITVAGGGIGGQAGAIRHGITRALIAADETLKPALRQAGFVTRDAREVERKKLGLRKARKRPQFSKR